DNA from Ziziphus jujuba cultivar Dongzao chromosome 2, ASM3175591v1:
gaaaaaaacaaaacaaaacaaaacaaaaaacaatgagTTCCCAAACACGGCTCCCTCAAATTCCTGTTATAGATTTCCCTAGGGAAGACTTGAATCCTGGCGCATCTTCATGGATTTCCGTGCAACCATGTCCGGTATGCATTAGAGGAATATGGCTGTTTCGTGACAAAATATGATCAACTTTCTAGGAAATTGTTGAGCCAAACCAAGGATATGTTTGAGCTTCCCAcagaaaccaaaaataaaaatactagtGATGAACCTTTTCGAGGTTACTGTACTTAGAACAAGCAAATGCCACTCTTTGAAGGCATGGGCATGGACGCCGCTAGATTGCTTGAAGAAAATCAGAACTTCATGAATCTCATGTGGCATGCTGAAAAGGACCATCTTCTGTTGAATTAATTACTTATTATGTTTTTGCAGCGAAGTTGTAAACTCTTACGCCAAGCTATTAGGAGATTTGAATGAATTGGTACAATGAATGGCGTTTGAGAACTGTGGTGCAAGGAAGCACTATGCCTCCATTGCTGCTTCCAACAGTCACATTCTtagattccacaaatttataccTTAAGAAAACGAGGTGATTAATTTGATTCAGGAGTAATTGAAATGAAGAAACTAACCCAATGAACAACCCAGAAACTTTCTAGGAGTCATAGGGTGTCAGAAGATTCATTGCTCTCCAAGTTTCTTACAGTGAACAAAATGGCAAAATTGACTCAAGGTAGAAGACGACCTGGCTTTTAAGCAGTTACAAGGACAAAACGGTGCGTATAGCAACGATTACAGACACATAACTAATACCACTTAACTAAATAAGCTATTCTATTATTGGACACGAGCTGACACGTAGGCTAAATGAGTTTTTAAACCAAATAAACCGTTTAACAAAACGATGCGTATTGAGGCTCACGTGAGCTGCTAAGCTTGGCACGAGAGTTGGCCACGGTGTAAGGCTTTCAGGGCATAAGGACCTCAGCTTTGCAAGCATGGTTCATAGATTGATGTTCCTGGTTTAGAGGTACAAGcaaaagatggaacatggatTGTGATTGAACCCCAACCTTCAGACTTTCTGTTCATGGCTAGTCAAGGAATGCAGGTGGATTtgcatgtctatatatatatatatatatcagtaaaGTTTATATCAAGTCGATTTGAGAAttttacattaaatatataagatCAATATGATGTGAACCTATCTtcctatatatgtgtatattgattttaattaatgaatttgagatataattagttattaattgattggttaatttattaattaattaactaggtaGTGTAAAATCTAGCTTGCGATCATCGACTAATAAGTATATAGGGAAACGGGGAAAGATGCTCATTGAGGCTGTTTACTTTCAACAATGCCGTCATACAAGTACCAGAGGAAATGGTGGATGACAAACACTTTTCGCTTTATAAATCATTTGATCATCCTGGGCTGTTCGCTTTTACTTTATTGCTGATATGGCAAACAAGTCTGATATTAATCCTATCATGGCCTTTTTTGGTGTTTCAAGatcacaaatataaaattatatatccaATAAATTAAGTCTCTCATCATGAGCTGGTcttcattataaaaataaataaataaaaacttgctTCATGGTTGTTGGATTTTGGAACTATTTTTACTTTGTTGACCAACAAAATATTAAACGGAGTTTTGCTTTGAAAAACACTGTGCGTTAGCAGCCCCTCTTACTCCACAGCAGCCCAACTTATAATGTCAGCAAGAGATTATAAGCCGCCAAATCAGAATTTTCATTCGGTTTAGGAGACTACTCTGCTCAACTTCAAAAGttggcaaattttattttttcaaaacaaatgccaaaaaaaaaaaaaaggaaaaaaaaatttgtttacgAGTTTCATGAAGAGAGAAAGAATCACAAAAATCAGTTAAAAGCAAAGTAGATATTTGAACATTTGAGGTAATTactatggatttttttattaatcaatgaaattgaaaagaaatcaactgtaaaATAATTAGCATTATAAAAACACAAACCATCTAAGCATTGAGAtactataaaattttctaaaaagaaaaaaattatattgctaAATTGATAGGCTTATTACAGAAATTAGCCATATCGCGAAGTATCAGGAAGTGGTGTGCCATCAAGGAAGTGTTTGATGAGTGAAAGGGCTCTAGGAGGCTGATAGCTTGGCACTTGATGCCCTGCTTCCCTTACCGTTGCAAATGTTAAGTCCCCTTGATATACTTCTGTGTATCCACCAACCTGTTTACACAAAATGTTGTATTTATATTCATAACAAAGATTTATAATCTTAACCTGGAAGAAAATCTAAGCTCATAGTtgagttttttgttttcatcttcCAAGGAAAAACTTAAAGAGAAGGACAAAATCATCTTGGTGAATTGAACTGTCTTTTTCCAAATTCATTAGAGAGCTTTTGGTTTCTGACTTTACCTCCCCATTGAGTAACCAAGGATGCCATTGGGTCTTCACTGGAAGGTTCAACTTTTGAATGGAGTACTTGGTTGAAGTAACCGGCACCCTTCCATCTATATCACCACTGCATCACGAACAAATCCCAATTTACATGATTCAAAATCTCAATCTTCACTATATCAATTCAAGGTTTTAAATTCTCTGTTCTGGTTTTATGAAACCAATGGTATCGGTGATTGACCATGTAATTACCTGAAAATCCAAACTCTAAGTCCATTAGCTATTAGCTCGTGTATAATGGGAAGTATAGTTGTGGCACCATCAGTCCAATCTTTGATCACATCGCTGCATGGTTCCCAATCATGTGTGAGCTTAGTCACATTGGCATGAAGAGCTTCTTGAACTTCTGGTCTATTCAAGTAAGCATACACATAGTAATCACTGCAAGGATCAAACTTCAATACCTGAAATATTACCAACAACACAATATTACCAACTGAAACTTCCTCAGAAACCAAATGACAAACAAATAAATCTTCATATTCCAAAAGGGAAAAGGGGACAAAAACCCATGAATGGGAATTGTGATTGTGTTTTTGTTACTTACAGAAGCTTTTTTGGGTCGAGAAGTGAGATTGGTAGAAGCGCAATTTGGGGCATAGATGTTGTAGATGTCAATGTAGTAAATGTCCTTCTCAACTTGATCAGTGGCTTCAGTGCACTCGTCGGTTTGAGAGGTTGCATTGGGTGAGAAGTCGCAGTGTTTTCGGATTGTATTTGCAGCATCATCTGAAATGATAGCGTGTGACGCAAGAAAGTCATACATCCCTTTTGAATCTGTTTCATCATTGATCACTGCATTCCCAATCTGCAAAATAGGCGACACACAAAGTTATTTGGCATATGAACTATTCAGCTCCATAGGCAGACAAAATGAAATTCCCCATATGAAAGTTTATGGGCCAAGTAAACAATCTTGGACCACCCAAGAGTTGTAAATGGGCTTTATGGCCCAGATACACTAAAAGGCCTAGTCTAGATTTCACTTGACAAAACTATCAACCTAGATCGGTAATGATGAAAGAGTTTGGAGAACATTGGGACATCATAATCATGATCATGACGAATTATAGACAATATTGCTCCACAAAATGTGGAAAAGTAGGTCAAGGAAAACCCAATGGAATCTAAAGGTTATACCCAAGAAccttgaaataaaaatttaaaaaataacaataataataattaaaaaaaaaaaaaaaggggatagAACTTATCATGATTACAAAGACATGGGTATATCATTGCTTCACAGATAGGTAAGAAACATAACACAATGCTTCACACGTGAAATTATCAAAAGCAAAAAACGAAAATAGTGCTTATTAGCTGAGGTCGGGCCCCATTTCATAGGACATGATTTTGGGCTATACTAAGAAGCTTGAGGTCCCCATTAAGAGTgtagagtgagagagagattaGGGAGACATACAATTATTCCTTTGAGGTTGATAATGGTCTTGTTGGCCTTCTTATTATGGTAGAGAATAGTATGAGCAAGTTGAGGAACATAATGTCCTGCATAGCTTTCACCAGAAATATAGAAATCTCTGTCTTTGTATTCAGGAAATCTTTCCAACCAATTCACCAAAAACACATAGTTATCTGCAGCTGTTCTTCTATCTCCACTTTTGTCATAATCTGATGTTCTATTCGAGTATGAAAATCCTACCCCAGCAGGAGACTCAAGAAACAAAACGTTTGCagctgaaaaacaaaaaataaataaataaaaatgaattccaaaaacaaaaaatgaaatgaaaatttaattttgaaaacaaatgatCAATTTTACATTATTCTTTCTAAAATCTAAGCATACCATAATTCCATGAATATCTGTTTTTGTAAAGTGTTTTTCCATCACTAAAGACACGAAATGGTCCCAGCTCTTGCATTGCTCCATATGCAAGAGATGAACAACCAGGTCCTGCaaaccaacaaaaatttaattaattaattgtaggATTATCTCGAACTCCGCATTATAATCAAATTTAagacatttataaaataataataataataataattttcttatggAAGCCTATTTTTCTGTACTTATGTGTAAAAGGCATAAACGAAAAAGTCAATAAAGTAAAGTTGTACACATAAATTATCTAATGGAACAACTTTTTTAGATATGATAAATcatgaattaaataatttttaatatatatatatatatatatatataagaatgatAGTTTCATCAGGCACGGCGAGAAATCCTCCATGGGAGAGAAGTTTGGGATTTGAACCCCGGGAAAGGAGCTGGTACGGTGGTACCACTCATCTGGACAAGAgactgaaaataatattttattttttttaataacaatttgatattaaaataattaggtAACCAAATTCAATAATATCATAAACTATAAGACCCTTTTTACGATAACTTAATCCAATTTTGAAAAAGCAAAGCAGCCTAATCATTAATTGTCCGAtatgattattataataataaataaaatataagatattacgaaatatctttttttctttttaatactaaaatttttccaactttctttttaatactaaattttttccaacctaaagcaaagaaaaaaccaaagtgACTATCATGCAAAAGTCTGTGGCTTTGCTACAAAAGTAAATAATGTACAAAGACTAGAGAAGAAAGAATAACAAAGAGATATAGAGAAAGTGCAATAACTACCACACAACAATGCTAGAAATTTAACTACCACACAACAATGATAGAAATTATCAACTATTTCAGGTTCAGATGCTATAGACTTTTCTTGGATCTTGATCAAATTTTCTCAACCATTCtctcagaaaaataaaataaaagggtatAAAGGGTAAGTAATAAGAAATATAACTATCTTATTGCTGCTTCAGCAATCAACCTATTCACTGACAAGGCAAAAAggaaaattccatatatatagcTTGAAGAAATGGCAATGACATATTGAAGATTGGAATGAAATGGTTGAATGAATATAAAGTCATTTATAGTAGaaactaaatattattaataaatataatatacctCCATTTAGCCAAAGAAGAAGAGGTAATTCATCCTTAGAATGCTGAgcttcaacaaaataataaaaaagtgctCTTCCTGCATTTTTGTCCACAGTAACATAACCACCATAATGCGAAAATTCAACCTGAGGTTGTCCAGGCAATCTGATGATCCTATCTTTCTCTTTAAGACCCTCTTGAGGATGAATATTGCTTTCATGATCAATATTTCCAATTGCCTTGAAAAGGCTTATGTCCATGGCTGAACTTCCAGCTCTCTGCTTGGACTTGTAATGGCCAGAAAGTGATTGTGTTTGTTTCCTGGCATGGATTTGACctgtgaaacaggaaagaatgAGGAATAtggaaaagagaaggaaattaTAACAATGGTGGCTTTTTTCCATGTTTTGCTTCTTGCTCTTGGCAAAttagagagaggaagagaacaTGGAAGGAGAAGAACAAGAGATTTTTATATAGAAGGGCTTTGCTGAGTTGTGAGTTTTTGGATCCAAGCTAGCTGTTTTGATATGATCAAGTGGTGAATGTATgggtatttttatatgtataagttTCAACGAACCTTGAAAATTTGAAGGGCTGGGATTAACTGGGTGTGactgattaatatatatatatatatatatatgaaaaattaaaataaagggaAGCATATATAAGAGAAGTATGTTTCTTAGTTACCAATCATGTTCTGCCATGTGAGTAGTGTTCAGGTAGTGCTAGGCCATTTAATATTATCAACACACACAATAATGGAAATCTAATCATTcgacacaaaaaaataataataataatgaaaatctaatctgacaaaaataaaatgagtaaGATTAACATTTATAAATCCTTCATTGGGAAATTTCAAGCGTTCCATCAGGAGTATCTAACATTCCTTGTATTATTTGTTCACCATTTCATAAGTTTTctcaacaaaaataagaaagaaaacctTATCTTAGCTTTCAATTATGATGGCTTACTTAATGATTGCCCCTTTGAAATAATTATGAGAATTTAGGTACAAAATTGTATGCAATAAACCACAAcaagcaaatataatttttcgtGGGACATACATAAATGGTCCCTATATGCCCCTTTATTTTACTAAGAACAAAGTTCTACATGGtggaataataattatatatatttatatatctctctctctctctctctatatatatatatagatatatcaatTTGATGTAAAGAAAAGATTcttacacacacatacatatatgtaaaacaGCAGAAAGATTTGAGGGGTGTATTTATACTCGTACTactttttatgttattaattttcTGTGGTTTTCTTGGTAGAATTGTATTCCTAACGCACGTATACATCCCCTTTTTCCATGTGAACCAGAGAATAATAATACATAACCCTTAATTGCCATCACAAAAGAATCCTGATGGGTCAAATTCATGAACATGCAAAGTGGGTCCTACCAAAGATTTTAAATGCAGAAAGTCAACATCCCCTAATTTCATATATTGCCCAAGAAAAAGTCTATATCCAGggaaaagaatttgaaaatgtgtaaaaagaaaattgtaaagaGAGTATCCCAAGGCAGTAATTAAACTGTAACAGCAAGAACAAATTAAGAATAATGAATGATTATCTAAAAGTATTACCCTTTTGATAAAGATTTATCATGTAGATACAAGTTTAAGGCAAAAGAGGTTCACATAATTTTCATCAACATTGTTAATGATCTGTAGCTTTTTCCCAATTATATTAAACTCTTAAGAGAGAGACAGTTTCTAACTTCAAATGGTCAATTTTCTTTGCTAGCTGTAGGCATTGAATTACTTTTTCATTTAGGAATCTCAGATTATATTACAAACAACCATCTATGAGCCAGAACAAAATACCTTTGTTATTGAAAACAGTTGGGtgaaaaatactttttaaaatatatatatatatatattctattaaagaagaaaacaaaaataaagtaacATATATTATCAAGGAGAGGAAAACAAAGAATTGGAGGATTTTTcggtttggatttggaatttgatGATATCATTGGATATGAGGTGCCGATTTGGAGTCTTTTTGAAATGGAAGATACATAGTTGGGATATGGATTGGACTCTAACAGTGAGTAGATTCCCTCAGCTAGTATAATGGAtaactatatttatgtatttattttatttattgattcagagaaaaaccaaaaatagttgTCTTTTCAGCTGTTATGGTAGTGAGGCATAGgcatataaacataaaattaaactaGAATTACTGAAATTATACTGATGGTTAACAATGAATTTTCGACGTAGAACTAATAACCAATCACATTTGAACATGTGGACCaccaaaaaattccaaatttggagtccaattattgatatatatatatatatatattcttaaaagcTTGTTCCAGTTGGAGGAGTTTTACAATAAAATCATGCAGATGAGTGTAAAGGATGATGACTATGCCTTGAATATATTAAGGACAATTGTTCATAAAGATAAGAAAACCACTAGAATTGGGGGTggattgaaattatttatgtatgtaGAGTAATATTCTTAGTGGTTTATATTTCATTGTCAAAAGCTTTATCTTTTCAATACTACCTAAAATGTTTTTGTATTGTTATTGGAAAACAATACACACAAAAGAATCCAATAATTCTGTAAACagaaaaatacaaaaccaaTGATGGTAATACTTTGTTCTAgttttgctaactttaaaaattgGGTCAAAAAAACTAGAGTATATTCCTTGTGGGGTCCAGTTCCGTTTGAAGGTTGAGGTCAATTTATCCTGTTTTGCAACCTCTCACCATCTTGACCCCATTTTCTCAAACCCAGCCCATGTGACATTTTTACTGggcctttttctctcttttgtttctttcaccATTATGATCCCACAAAAACTTCTCTTAGGACATACTAGTTGTCTAGCCTACACATGCGCCAGTTTTCTCTGTCCTTACATTGTTTGCTCTGGAAATTACAATTTCTTTGTTTATACAATTAGCATAATCATATTATACATAGAACTCTTGGCTATGTTTCTATTTTAAACTAGTTTCATATTGCTTAGAGGTACTTTTCATTTATGTTCTCTCTGACACTTAGAAGGCACAAGAGTTGCTGCAGAATatttgtggatatatatacaaatttcaaGCCAGTTGAATTATTCCTTATTTCCCGTTTAGTTTGATAGTAAcaagaaatattttggtttCCTATAATTGAATTATACTTCCTTACTAGGTATGATTCAGaa
Protein-coding regions in this window:
- the LOC132799114 gene encoding serine carboxypeptidase-like 40 isoform X1, whose translation is MEKSHHCYNFLLFSIFLILSCFTGQIHARKQTQSLSGHYKSKQRAGSSAMDISLFKAIGNIDHESNIHPQEGLKEKDRIIRLPGQPQVEFSHYGGYVTVDKNAGRALFYYFVEAQHSKDELPLLLWLNGGPGCSSLAYGAMQELGPFRVFSDGKTLYKNRYSWNYAANVLFLESPAGVGFSYSNRTSDYDKSGDRRTAADNYVFLVNWLERFPEYKDRDFYISGESYAGHYVPQLAHTILYHNKKANKTIINLKGIIIGNAVINDETDSKGMYDFLASHAIISDDAANTIRKHCDFSPNATSQTDECTEATDQVEKDIYYIDIYNIYAPNCASTNLTSRPKKASVLKFDPCSDYYVYAYLNRPEVQEALHANVTKLTHDWEPCSDVIKDWTDGATTILPIIHELIANGLRVWIFSGDIDGRVPVTSTKYSIQKLNLPVKTQWHPWLLNGEVGGYTEVYQGDLTFATVREAGHQVPSYQPPRALSLIKHFLDGTPLPDTSRYG
- the LOC132799114 gene encoding serine carboxypeptidase-like 40 isoform X2; its protein translation is MIGQIHARKQTQSLSGHYKSKQRAGSSAMDISLFKAIGNIDHESNIHPQEGLKEKDRIIRLPGQPQVEFSHYGGYVTVDKNAGRALFYYFVEAQHSKDELPLLLWLNGGPGCSSLAYGAMQELGPFRVFSDGKTLYKNRYSWNYAANVLFLESPAGVGFSYSNRTSDYDKSGDRRTAADNYVFLVNWLERFPEYKDRDFYISGESYAGHYVPQLAHTILYHNKKANKTIINLKGIIIGNAVINDETDSKGMYDFLASHAIISDDAANTIRKHCDFSPNATSQTDECTEATDQVEKDIYYIDIYNIYAPNCASTNLTSRPKKASVLKFDPCSDYYVYAYLNRPEVQEALHANVTKLTHDWEPCSDVIKDWTDGATTILPIIHELIANGLRVWIFSGDIDGRVPVTSTKYSIQKLNLPVKTQWHPWLLNGEVGGYTEVYQGDLTFATVREAGHQVPSYQPPRALSLIKHFLDGTPLPDTSRYG